acgcacacacagacacacaacgcgcacacacatatataaacacaaacacatacatagaCGCACAtccatacacacacacacgcgcgcgcgctcgcacacacacacaaacacacacgcgcacgcacgcacgcacccACGCACCCACCCACACGCACCCACCCATACGCACCCACCCACACGCACCCACCCACACGCACCCACCCACACGCACCCACCCACACGAACCCACCCACACGCATCCACCCACACGCACCTACCCACACGCACCCACCCACACGCACCCACCCACACGCACCCACCCACACGCATCCACCCACACGCACCCACCCACACGCACCCACCCACACGCACCCACCCACACGCACCCACCCACACGCACCCACCCACACGCACCCACCCACACGCACCCACCCAGACGCACCCACCCACACGCACCCACCCACACGCACCCAcccacacgcacgcacacacacacacacacacacacacacacacacacacacacccacacacacacacacacccacacacgcacgcacacacacacatacatcacacgtacacacaaacacacacaacactAACACAGAttgaattttaaagtttaaaatgtttaataactaTAGTCTTAGTCATCCGTAAGGGAAGTAGCGAGTTATTCCCAATACAAGTAACTGTCTCTGACAACTTACTGGGATAAATTGTAACAaagattatacaaaaaaaatatttcctagCCCCTACACCCGAGATAATCCTAGTGTGGTCCGTTGTGTGTAAGGCATTTATCTATTATCATAATACAGTGTCATTaatgttatgtatgtaatttGTTTCAGGGACACTCGTCAATTTGAATGGAAATCTTGTTCAAGTGGCTGGAGTTAGTAATGCCGTCCAACCACAGCAGATTGTCAATCAACCTAACATTATTAtggtaagtaaatatataaatttctctaGTCAATGTTTTTTACCAAACTCCTCCTAAATTGTATGACTGATTTTAAGGAAATTTTTTGGTAGGTCTTAGGCCAATTTTTACCCATAGGTGGCAAGAGtgatatatacatatgatataATTTTCTATTGGGTGAATtagttttaacaaaattatatgtatCAGTACAGATATTGACCATGTTGTGACATTGTTAAGATCATATTACCTATTGCACTGGTCGCAAacagaaaatagttttattcatcattacgaaaaaaaaaattaatagtattgagtaaatattaaatttcaaaatctatatacataaaattttgaagtaaagtgaagctaaaaataaaaatactatgcTTTACAATTTTACCtccaaaagtatatttatttataccatgtactagctgactcagcaaacgttgtcttgccgctaaaggctatttaaaaataggggttggtggtggaagggtgaaaatttagggttgtatgtatttttcaccgcgaagtcataataaaataaaaaataaataatttatctaaaaattaaaattaaattttttgtggtggcctacccttaacatttaggggaatgaaaaatagatgttgttgaTTCTctgacctacccaatatgcacacaaaatttcatgagaattggtcaagccgtttcggaggagtttaactacaaacactgcgacatgagaattttatatgttagaTTAAATTGCCAAAGGGATCTGAAATGTTTGAATAGCTTTTGTgcttatttagattttatttaattaaataaaaagtttaagtatagtggtaattatatttttcattttctctATTAATAGGGGTTGTGTGTTAGAGATCACTATGAGTGATAATACCGTCTGCACTTTTTAAagttagaatattgttattttccttatgtaatttcaaatgtgcaataaagtaataaataaataataaaatacgtacTTACCTCATTTACAGATGGTCAACGGCAACAATGCAACAACCACAGCGGTAACTGAAGGGGCCACATCATCAACAGCAGGTTCTGATGAGGAACCACTATTATACGTAAACGCTAGACAGTACAAACGTATATTGAGACGTAGAGCTGCTAGAGCAAAGCTGCATGAACAGGGGAAGATACCGAAAGAGAGACCTGTGAGTATGGACATTTTTTCAACAAAGGTGGaaattcacaatttttatttcttttgtacgTGTGTTACCTCGTAACTCAATGGATacacagattttgataattcttttggtcttatttaaatatgattaaaatctGATGAGTAGTTATTCagctatccctaataatgcagttttgattatttttcaaCTAtgtgttgtattacttgttgatgtacattgaagttggttttttgtgagtttttgtaagaaaaaacaatcatcttgtattattaatatttaaatttattaaaacaatacttTTATCCAAATAAACAACATCGTCAGTGCattcataacattttaataatgttttttacctattttaaataaagttaggtatattttaatattttggacTATGAAGTTAAGATACAAAAAGCCAGACATAActtcaacaatttatttacTGGCTACTTGCCTCCAGATTCATTTACTTTTAAACGTATGATCCTATACATATGTTTTTCCTATACATATTCCCCTATTTCCCCACAGGTTTTGTGTAAgatgtatgaaaataaaatacaggagtgtaaaaataattaattgaagaaAGTTATGCCTGAATATCCAACACTCTGTTCTATTCACCTGCTCCTTAACGTATACatgtaaatgtattaaataactcATATATAATACTAGAATAACTTGTAATTTCAGAGATACCTTCATGAGTCAAGACATAGACATGCAATGAATAGAATTCGAGGTGAAGGTGGTAGATTCAATTCTGGCAGTAGAAAGTAAGTATAGctgaaataaatgtaaacttCAATATTTGAAGTTCTTTAAGGTCTCaactgtttttaatttagatcaGATTGATGGTTACGGAGGTTACtgctttgtttatattaatattttttaaatagtacattttttttaaagtattatttgttagtataaaaaattaactgagATACACTTTCTGTGTGAATATTTGATCTTAAaatgcattatttatttttttataatcacgAACAAGTTATAAACAAAAACTGTAATAGCACTAATACAGAATTTAACCACAcgaactaataaaaaaaatttttttcacagGAACATGGAACAAGCTGATCAAAGGTCCGATTCACATAATTTAGAAGACATCAAGCCAGATACAGTTTCAATCACAATAATTCAGgtaattgaacattttttttttttactataaatgtggcaaacaagcatatgcCTTACCTATAGAcgcctatagatgcctgcaacaccagaagcatcccaacCAGATCTATTTTAATTGCACCAATTTGCGTTTAATTTTACTACAAACCAACTTTATACTACCAAACATAGtataatcgtaaaaaaaaaatcaaataaaccaTGTAAGAAATTAcaactttatattatatttacaggaTGAAGAGCTACAAGAGAATCAAACAAGTACATGGCGGCGACTCGCACCTCAGCCCTTAACGTCAACATAGCAATTACAAGCTAATTACGAATAACCAAAGTTAAAAGGGCTATAATAGCACCAATGTTGCCTATCGGTGGCAGATCGACAGTAAAACGGTGTGAATTTATGGACTTACAAAGAAATCACAATTGATTAACTAGCGAACAGAAATGGTTAACTGTAATTAAATGAAGTTTCTATAGAAAATAAAGACACTACTTTCGTGCTTTGTTCTTGTGGTGTGACTATAGATTTATATCATGTTTAGgtcgattttttttatgcacagatgtaaaaaatatgaaatatctatataacatctgtatgaaacatttatttctcgtattgttttgtttcataaaaattgtatgtaaaatatttcaattaatcaCTTTTGTTCGTtagatgttttattatattgtaaatataaattattaaatagaagatttttttaatggaatttcCAATCAAggtgtaagttttattttactttgctAGTGATATCACTAATAATATAGgagtgttttattaatttatcaagttttaatattatttgaaagcATTTAAAAAGACTGATATGCTTCCTGGATTCGAACCTGCCATCACTTTGGGTCTGTAATAATGTTgaatggttattttaatatattttatatcataagatagttttttttagattcatttttacaataaaatcattcttattaaatcacaaatatttaaagatacataaattaaaaatgaatatttactcCAACAAAGTCTTATGTaagataaattgtttttttttttgcaataaaggATTTGTGTAtcaaatttttagtaataatagaTCATAAATTCggtgtttttattgtattaaatttttatttataattgttaaatGTTGGTTCCAAACTAAATTGTTATGTTTATACTTTTAAtgcattttcaaaaatttttgcccgtaagatatatattttcacCACcttcaccacttcagcctatcgcagtccaataCTAGAGATAGGCCACCCCAAAAAGAACATCCTtaaatagagaaaaataaatcttagaagacataattttgtgtatttttgttaaaaaattgtgaTATTTTTGACAGTAACAAGTGGCATTTCGTAGTTTTGGTTAAAATAAAGATGTTGCTaatgtttttttgttaattatttattaatgtttcatttaaaatcttgaggaaattaaaaaataagttgtgATTGTAAAGTCCCCAATAAAGGTTGAGACTAAATTGGCCTAAATTTAAcacttgtaatatcttcatatagttttattaactgTAATACATATCCTTTGTTTAAAACTACCTgtaagtgtaaaaataaatatttgtgtaaatgtAAAGTGAAAAATAGATTCCACGATAATTCATACCACATACATTGTCTtttagtttgttaaaaatatttattatttttagttttatgtgtatcactaaatagtaataatattgcAGCTTTTTGTATAATACTTGGAGAACACTTGATGTTTGATATTTCAAACtaaaattgatatattaaaGTTACCTGTGACATCAAATAATTAAGTGTGGTAATTTACACTGTTCAAATGACTTCTTTCTTAAATTCTAAATTATgtctattaaaataagttttataaataacggGGTATGTGATAGGATTAATGTGTATTTACCTATGTAAATGTATTAAactaagtatgtatgtatggttTTTATATTGCAAagtacaaaatatacatattgcacaagatttaatgttttattttaaaaaaagaacaacaaTAACTACACAAAAAAATCGAAAGATatgattaaaatacaaatagtgGTACAGAAAATTGCATCAGAGAAAttccacaaaaataaaaaaataaaacacttgtttggatggaccgattttatAATAAGCATAGCTaaaatttttctaaataaaacataatatctaCTGTACCTTACAAGTAAATACCCGAATACATAAACACGTATAAAAACCACAAGAATATtatagtaagaaatatttttagttactgATAAAtcttagtataaatattaatttttacttgatTGTCTGGTTTGGCCTTAAATAATTGGAAGTTAAATtgtaaacaaacttacatttgaattcattcatttttaacagtttcaacaattaataaataattacacaatactaaaaattatattttacaaaccattcaaaaaaattaataaataacatgtaACCCTGTGTAACCAGTAACAATTACGAAACGAATCTTGGTTGATTGTCTTGCGAAGAAACCATGGCTACAAGACCCAGGCTTGCCAGAAAGTTTTGATTCAAGTCGCCCCATCTATGATCGAAAGTCGCAAAATATTCTTAGCAGTCGCCCAATGAAAGTTTGAATATACACTAGGATATGTCTGTCAGTTTTTTATGACAGTCTATCATAAGAgactcgaaattaaaaattatttatctactagctgacctggcgaacttcgttccgcctaattttttcttaaatataataattacatatatcaaaatgaaatatagcctatctttcaagttggatcaaactgcacacggtgtgcgaaattttattataatcggttaagtagtttaagagttcatcgcggacaaacattgtgacacgagatttatatatattaagataatataaaaatgagtcgctgaatgtgttgctaagcgcaaaactcgagaacggttggaccgatttcgctaattctttttttaaaatattccttgaattACGAGGAtgggttcttacggagagaaaaattctaaaaaaaaaaattaataatattaaagaatcgactgttaggcgatacgaagttcgccgggtcagctactttataatattattaacttacatGATGTCCCAagatacaaaagataaaataaaagatacagataaaatatattgactcaatttcaaaattaaaggaaGCTTATTgggacataaaaaaaaacaatattttttgtaacggtttttgtacttttaacttGTTGCCAACACTGAGGATTAAAAAGAGCCTAATTTGCGACTTGTCgcccaaacttaaaaaaaggagcgtATCCATGAAAAAATCGCCCAATTCGCGACAAATCGCCCCATCTGGCAGCCCTGACAAGAACCCgagataattaatataaattatttttgaaagaaCGAACATAATTTTTCTTAAAGTGAGAATCACTGTTACGTTATTCGGTTATTGTACAGTATAAACTGtcacatattacaaaaaaattaaaaactttccgttactttatttaaaacacCGCTGACGAAATCGCAATGGTCCCATAACTATGGTatgattgtataaaattaaaatggttaGTGTGACATACGTATTTGTAagctacatacattttaaactacatctaattattataatatctactCATTTACACC
Above is a window of Melitaea cinxia chromosome 19, ilMelCinx1.1, whole genome shotgun sequence DNA encoding:
- the LOC123662872 gene encoding nuclear transcription factor Y subunit alpha, which gives rise to MEHAQIQTTDGSQVMTINGQQLQVLQMNNTPHMIQGPNGQHIVIHSIPASAPTIQVAAPSGQQLQQLQVLPLSNLQGTNSNIQPMQLVQTADGQTYIYQPTPSTSQPQIDHQIIHQPGTLVNLNGNLVQVAGVSNAVQPQQIVNQPNIIMMVNGNNATTTAVTEGATSSTAGSDEEPLLYVNARQYKRILRRRAARAKLHEQGKIPKERPRYLHESRHRHAMNRIRGEGGRFNSGSRKNMEQADQRSDSHNLEDIKPDTVSITIIQDEELQENQTSTWRRLAPQPLTST